The following are encoded in a window of Dysidea avara chromosome 4, odDysAvar1.4, whole genome shotgun sequence genomic DNA:
- the LOC136254348 gene encoding TNF receptor-associated factor 4-like, whose amino-acid sequence MSTISPSEIGGYEQIFIDTPHERYMCKICIHPCQDAYLSGCCGHNFCKSCLDTLKKTAKTCPCCRNEDFVTVINKQADREIRSLHVICTNKERGCEWQGELNYINNHLQNIDGCQFEDVKCSNECGKMLQRQYLASHVETECPNRQVECQDCHISGGNQFIEGEHKEQCPKLPLPCPNSCKVSCPPLSRRKCGKRRARSVTNAIQYFPRDEIDAHRKECPLEMVQCLNECEEVLQRRYLTRHLQNLCSRRKVDCQHCHITGEYKFIKDDHEEKCPKRPLPCPNNCEVETILHEDMEAHRKECPLEMVQCEYHNVGCEERMMRERKWNHEEEKMEEHLLMTKLKLFKTEDKLVKNEGILVTTEARLNSLEVMVHRLINNTGSSIRLIKSAQWSNHLSTLSTKVTGVTQICTVTVKMSKFADHKERDLGWFSEPFYSHNRGYKMNLQIYAGGHSDGKGTHLSVFLYLMKGPYDDELTWPLRGTFEVKLLNQMNDCDHYLMTLRYGDNTPDPCASRLNNCERQSGWGNRQFISNEVLCKVTPTCQFLKEDCIFIKVIKL is encoded by the coding sequence ATGTCGACAATCTCGCCCAGTGAAATTGGTGGATATGAGCAAATATTCATAGACACACCGCACGAGCGGTATATGTGTAAAATATGTATCCACCCCTGCCAAGATGCGTACTTGAGTGGATGTTGTGGTCATAACTTTTGTAAGTCTTGTTTGGACACTCTGAAGAAGACTGCAAAGACATGTCCATGTTGCCGCAATGAAGATTTTGTTACTGTTATAAACAAGCAAGCTGACCGAGAGATTAGGAGTCTTCATGTGATATGTACTAATAAGGAGAGaggttgtgagtggcagggtgaactgAATTACATCAACAATCACCTTCAAAACATTGATGGCTGTCAGTTTGAAGATGTGAAGTGTTCAAATGAGTGTGGAAAGATGTTACAACGACAATATCTGGCCAGTCATGTTGAGACTGAGTGTCCAAACCGTCAGGTTGAGTGTCAGGACTGTCACATTTCAGGAGGCAATCAATTTATTGAGGGAGAGCACAAGGAGCAGTGTCCCAAACTTCCCTTACCCTGTCCCAATAGTTGCAAAGTTTCTTGTCCTCCATTATCGCGTCGTAAATGTGGGAAACGTCGTGCACGCAGTGTTACAAATGCAATTCAATATTTTCCTCGGGATGAGATTGACGCACACAGGAAGGAGTGTCCTCTTGAGATGGTACAGTGCCTAAATGAATGTGAAGAAGTGTTGCAGCGACGATATTTGACTAGGCACCTTCAGAATTTATGTTCACGTCGTAAGGTTGACTGTCAGCACTGTCATATTACTGGAGAGTACAAGTTTATTAAAGATGATCATGAGGAGAAGTGTCCCAAACGTCCACTACCATGTCCCAATAATTGTGAAGTTGAGACCATCCTTCATGAAGACATGGAAGCACACAGGAAGGAGTGTCCTCTTGAGATGGTCCAGTGTGAGTATCACAATGTGGGGTGTGAGGAGAGGATGATGCGTGAGAGGAAATGGAATCACGAGGAGGAAAAAATGGAGGAACATTTACTGATGACTAAACTTAAGCTGTTTAAAACTGAGGACAAACTGGTTAAAAATGAAGGTATATTAGTGACCACCGAAGCTAGACTTAACAGTCTTGAGGTAATGGTACATCGTTTGATCAATAATACTGGCTCCTCTATTAGGCTGATCAAATCAGCACAATGGTCTAATCATTTATCCACCTTGTCAACTAAAGTTACAGGTGTTACTCAGATATGTACAGTGACAGTAAAGATGTCAAAATTTGCTGATCACAAAGAAAGAGATCTTGGTTGGTTTTCTGAGCCATTCTACTCCCACAATAGAGGATATAAAATGAATTTGCAGATTTATGCTGGTGGTCATAGTGATGGTAAAGGTACTCATCTGTCAGTGTTCCTGTACCTTATGAAGGGTCCATATGATGATGAGCTAACATGGCCACTGAGGGGAACATTTGAAGTCAAGTTGCTGAATCAAATGAATGATTGTGACCATTATCTCATGACGCTACGATATGGTGATAATACTCCAGATCCGTGTGCTAGTAGACTTAATAATTGTGAAAGACAGAGCGGTTGGGGTAATCGACAATTCATTTCCAATGAAGTCCTTTGCAAGGTCACCCCCACATGTCAATTCCTCAAAGAAGATTGCATCTTCATCAAGGTTATCAAGCTGTAG
- the LOC136254775 gene encoding uncharacterized protein — MRENNTSTRRQPHHDHDDDDPQQSNEEKCAKFVNDTCGCKLAVGDRPCSTLFTAEYYRDIRAQAALLSHEQLDMVILGSIMSTISTDEDIVHGRHKIEKRSRYRTEHMHNGHQVCAATFAFLLGVGPKYKLQALKKHYAENGLTIREHKNKRRLPPKALTYQDQTALVQFLQNYAEDNAILLPGRIPGYKRDDLKLLPSSCNKKCVWECYKTSCITTGIRYAELTTFRKYWCQLAPHIVITKPRSDLCWTCQTNSTLIMKAINRSDEEKSQTIKQAERHLKLVKEERAKYRGACEKSATTLEKLFSAGPPPPDACVPPKSHKGTIHYSFDMAQQVHYPCDPFQPGPIYFLTPRKCAIFGVCCEAIPRQINYLIDEASNVGKGGNIIISMLHHFLAHHSLGETSVHFHADNCTGQNKNRYLMCYLMWRILTGLHTEVKISFLPVGHTKFSPDWCFGLFKRRYRKTKIGCLDDIVAAVNQSAAPNFAQLVGSQDGTTIVPMYNWSDYFEEKTVKTALKGITQMHHFRFLSSRPGKVMVKNTHDDPERTISLLKSSSWRPEPGELPNVIVPAGLSAERQWYLYEKIREFVPEEAQDLVCPKPTVPKP, encoded by the exons ATGAGAGAAAACAACACAAGTACTAGGAGACAACCCCATCACGACCACGATGACGATGATCCACAACAATCAAATGAGGAAAAATGTGCAAAATTTGTGAATGATACCTGTGGTTGTAAACTGGCAGTAGGTGATAGGCCATGTAgcactttgtttacagctgagtaTTATCGTGACATTCGAGCACAGGCTGCTTTGCTTTCTCATGAACAACTTGACATGGTAATCCTAGGCTCAATTATGTCCACCATAAGCACTGATGAAGACATCGTTCATGGTCGTCACAAAATTGAGAAGCGATCTAGGTACAGAACGGAGCACATGCACAATGGACATCAAGTTTGTGCGGCTACCTTTGCTTTCCTTCTTGGAGTCGGACCAAAGTACAAGCTGCAAGCTCTCAAGAAGCATTATGCTGAAAATGGGTTGACTATAAGAGAGCATAAAAATAAACGACGCTTACCACCTAAAGCACTCACGTACCAAGATCAGACAGCACTTGTACAGTTTTTGCAAAACTATGCTGAGGATAATGCCATCCTGCTGCCTGGTAGGATACCTGGGTACAAACGAGACGATTTGAAGCTGTTGCCATCCAGCTGCAATAAGAAG TGTGTATGGGAATGTTACAAGACTTCATGCATCACTACTGGAATTCGCTATGCTGAACTTACAACATTTCGCAAGTACTGGTGTCAGCTCGCACCTCACATTGTGATCACTAAACCAAGGAGTGATTTGTGCTGGACTTGCCAAACAAACAGCACCTTGATTATGAAAGCCATCAATCGATCAGATGAGGAAAAATCCCAG ACCATCAAGCAAGCCGAAAGACACCTCAAACTGGTTAAGGAAGAAAGGGCAAAATATCGGGGCGCTTGTGAGAAAAGTGCAACAACTCTGGAGAAACTCTTCTCTGCTGGACCCCCACCTCCAGATGCCTGTGTACCACCTAAGAGTCATAAAGGGACGATACACTACAGTTTTGATATGGCACAGCAG GTGCATTACCCGTGTGATCCCTTTCAGCCAGGTCCAATATACTTTCTCACACCACGTAAGTGTGCCATTTTTGGCGTTTGCTGTGAGGCGATTCCTCGGCAA ATCAACTACCTGATTGACGAGGCATCTAATGTTGGAAAAGGTGGCAACATAATCATCTCAATGTTGCACCATTTTCTTGCACACCATAGCCTTGGTGAAACATCTGTACACTTCCATGCAGACAACTGTACTGGGCAAAACAAAAATCGATATTTAATGTGTTATTTGATGTGGAGGATACTCACTGGTCTCCATACTGAAGTGAAGATTTCATTTCTACCAGTCGGGCACACTAAATTCTCGCCTGACTGGTGTTTTGGTCTTTTCAAGCGACGTTATCGCAAGACGAAGATAGGTTGTCTTGATGACATTGTTGCTGCAGTCAACCAGTCAGCTGCTCCTAATTTTGCCCAGTTAGTTGGCAGTCAAGATGGAACAACCATCGTTCCAATGTACAATTGGAGCGATTACTTCGAGGAGAAAACAGTGAAAACCGCGTTAAAAGGCATCACTCAGATGCATCATTTTAGGTTTCTGAGCAGCCGCCCTGGAAAAGTGATGGTAAAAAACACTCACGATGACCCAGAACGTACGATCAGTCTGCTGAAATCATCATCATGGCGTCCAGAACCTGGTGAACTGCCTAATGTAATTGTTCCAGCAGGACTGTCAGCAGAACGTCAGTGGTATTTGTACGAGAAAATTAGAGAGTTTGTTCCTGAAGAGGCACAGGACTTGGTCTGCCCTAAACCCACTGTCCCTAAACCATGA